Within Ciconia boyciana chromosome 35, ASM3463844v1, whole genome shotgun sequence, the genomic segment TATTGAcagtgtgcagcacagcatagaaaaacccactgccccaggcagctgctgccatgtggacacaagctctgctgcccacgaGGGTCTCATAGTGCAagggtttgcagatggcaatgTAGCGGTCGTAGGCCATGACAGTGAGAAGAATATACTCAGCtgttataaaaaagaaaaagaaaaagacctgggcCACACACCCTTGGTAGGAGATggccctggtgtcccacagggaattggccatggctttggggacagtggtggagatggagcccaggtcGAGGACAGAGAGGTTGagaaggaagaagtacatgggggtgtggaggtgGTGGTCACAGGCTACAGTGGTGATGATGAGACCGTTGCCCagcagggcagccaggtagatgcccaggaagagccagaagtgcaagagctgcagctcccgtgTGTCTGCAAATGCCAGGAGGAGAAACTTGGTtatggagctgctgttggacatTTGCTTCCTCTGGGTATGGGAGCCtgtccaaggaggaaaaggcagtgaagaGTTAGGACACACAACTCTCAGCAAAACCTGCTCCATTTCTCACAGAAACACCCTCCgccagcctctctctctccttccagaaagACCTTcatgcagctgcctggctgcaacTCTCTTTTCTGCTGGCTGAGGGCCCAATGGGGAGCAGGGGATTCTGCTGTGGGCACCGGAGGAGTCAGTCCTGCTGTGCACcaacaggcagagagaaaccaGGAGTGATCTCTGTTTAAATCCCCTCAAGAAATCAATGCCATTTCACAATTGTCCCTCCCAACTCACCCgactgcagaggagagctgtgggttttggttttgtttcttttgttcctgttcCTTGTCCCACCTGAGGGGGTTTGTGGAAGGCAGGCATCCTTGGCCTTTCTGCTACACTACAAGTGCTACCCTGAGAGCCCTGGCAGGCAAAGGGCTGGACCCTTAGTGCATAGGGAGGAGAGATGGTCTGTCCCTCAGTCTTGCTCTCAGCTGCCCTTGGCTCACACCTCTCTGAGCCACAGGATGGTCACACTCAGCTCTTGCCCTGACAGGAAACTGGATACTGGAAAGGAAACTGGATAAGCCACTTGCAAAATGCAGACGATCTCCAcagtcccctccccagggaagagCTGTGAGCTTCTGGATGCCCTGAAGATGGGGTGTCCTGAACAGAGAGCCAGCTTTATCCCCACCCTATGGACTGCATTGCCCAGACCCCCCCAGGCTAGAAGAGGCCTTGGGCACCTTGCTCCCATGGACACAGCTGCATGGCAGGACGTGCAGGGGCagttgctgagctgctgctgcaaagcccaTCCCTAGAGAgcctgaaaacagcagcagcaggggcaggtggagaaagcaggagaaagaccCCAGGGCTTCTGCCAAGTGAGGCAAggccagggagggagagatgggcACTCAGGAGAGTCTCCTCTGCTGGagctcaggctgcagaggaggcagctcctgccctggacCCCAGCGCCTTGAGGGCAGAGGctctgctgggtgggagaggagactgACAGACTTGGTAGGGGAAAAACATGTTCAGTGAAGGGCTGACAGGGAGATGCCCaattcccccctcccagcctttgCTGTCAGCACTTTGCTCTCACTCCTCAtctgtgtctctgctgcctggatctgtccctgccaggagctgcttctctctccccatGTCTGCTACCTATCAGTGCCCACAGACTACATCCCACCTGTTCTGTGCTCAGggctgccctgcagagccctcctggcagcaggacaCTGCCCAGGAGCATCTCAGAGAAGGAGCAGGTCAGATAAACCACGAGGATTCCACACAAGTGATGGGGCTTTCATTAGGCAAAGGAACTGGTGAGGGGACTGAACCAGCTTCCTCACAGACCTACTGACCTCTCAGTCTAATGCTGTAGAGGTCTCAGTCTCTTGTGCAAACCTCACAGCTCCATTGCTATGTTCCCCCACAAACTCAGCAGGAAACGGAAAGCACAGGCTTCAGAAAGCACCTTTCCTTCCACATAGCACCTGCCTTGAGGTGCTTCTTGAAAATCTGCCTCTGGCAATGTCCTCAAGTGATGTGGAActgtgagcagccctgacccACGCAGCAGCCTCTCCACAGCAGAGGGACCGTGCCCTGACGGGGGCCGCTCCTTCCACCCACACCTTCTCCCTGCAGCGCTGTGCGGAGCCACCCGGGCAGGCTGAGTGCTGGCCCTGGCAAGTGTCAgagtccctgccctggcacacagccccct encodes:
- the LOC140645609 gene encoding olfactory receptor 14A16-like; the protein is MSNSSSITKFLLLAFADTRELQLLHFWLFLGIYLAALLGNGLIITTVACDHHLHTPMYFFLLNLSVLDLGSISTTVPKAMANSLWDTRAISYQGCVAQVFFFFFFITAEYILLTVMAYDRYIAICKPLHYETLVGSRACVHMAAAAWGSGFFYAVLHTVNTFSLPLCKGNALDQFFCEVPQILKLSCSDTYLREAGLLMASVCFAFGWFVFIVVSYVQILRAVLKIPSEQGRHKAFSMCLPHLAIVSLFISTGMVAYLKPPSISSPSLDLVVSVLYSVVPPGVNPLIYSMRNKELKDALWKLTQWT